From the genome of Kluyveromyces lactis strain NRRL Y-1140 chromosome F complete sequence:
gaacaaattcaGGGGTGACAATACTGATTGGTTAGGTATCAAAAActctttggtttcaaatgGTGTTCCTAGTTCTGTTAGTGGTTCTGCAGGTCTGATTATCGGTGCTGGTGGTACTTCAAGAGCTGCTATATACgctttgaaacaaattgGTTGTGACACCATTTATATGCTCAACAGAACCACGGAGAAACTACAAAAGCTGAAATCCGAATTTTCCGAAGAATATAAGATTGTTGTCGTCGAATCTGCCGAACAAACAGAGTCAATTAAGGAACAAGTTTCTGTTGCTGTTTCTTGTGTTCCAGCTGATAAGCCTTTAGATCCAGAGTTACTAAACAAATTGGAAAGACTTTTGGCAAAAGGTACAAATAGCTCCTTCAAACCAACCTTGTTAGATGCCGCATATAAGCCTTCAGTGACCCCTATCATGAAGCTCGCACGTGATAAGTTCAACTGGAATATCGTTCCGGGCGCTGAAATGTTGGTTCATCAAGGTGTGGAACAATTTTCTAAATGGACAGGTGCAAAACCACCATTTAAAGCTATCTTTGATGCAGTTACCCAAGAATAGATAAAACATTAGATACATTTAAACTTCAAATAACGTCACGAATGATTAATAATAGCTTTCTAACTCCCCTTTTTATGTATGTCTAATCCACTATTTGTTAATATTCCTTAAAGCATTATTAACTGTTGATaggaaaaaatgaatcatGAATATATAATGAAACAAAGCACAATTCAATAGGAAACATCATTCGTATATTGAATTCTAGTAAGGTTCGTGTTTTTTAGAGGTTTCGATATAAGCCACACTTTGAGATTGAATGTCTGAATACGTAGGGGAAGGTCCTTACTCATCACCAACCTTCGGGAAATCACTTTCTCTTCGGGTTGATGGTGGATTTAATGCTGTTTCTATCAATCCATCTGGTAGAGATGTCGTATTAGCCAGTCGAAAGGGCCTTTATGTGGTAGACTTGGATGATCCTTTCTCAGAGCCTCGATGGTTACACCATCTCACGTCTTGGGAGGTTGCTGACGTGCAGTGGTGCCCGCATCCGGCCAAGCATCACTGGGTTATATCTACGTCGAATCAAAAAGCAATTGTATGGAATCTATCTAGAAGCTCTTCTAAAGCAGTGGAGCATGTATTACATGGCCATTTCAGAGCCATTACAGATATAAATTTCCACCCGTTGCAACCAGAAATCCTAGCTACTAGTTCAATTGATACTTACGCCCTGGCTTGGGATATGAGAAGCCCCAAGAAGCCTTATTTTAGAACCAGTAACTGGAGATCTGGTGCTGCACAAGTCAAATGGAATCACAAAAATTCCAATGTATTAGCAACCTCGCACTCGAATATCGTGTATGTTTGGGATGTAAGAAAGGGTACATCTCCGTTATCTGTATTAGAAGGTCATAGCGGAAGCGTTAATAGCATCGACTTCAATCCATTCAACGAAACCGAAATCATGTCAAGTGGGAATGACGGAACGGTAAAGTTCTGGGATTATAAtaaagttgaagatgaactACAGATGACAATTACCACAGAGTTTCCTGTGTGGAGAGGACGATATCTCCCGTTTGGGGACGGATATTGCATCATGCCGATGATAGGAGGAAATAATTCTGTATATTTGGCGAACTCTTTTCATGACTCAGGCAATTCTGAGTCAAGGACTACCAAACTACAGCCAACGTACGTTTTCAAGGGGCATACAGATAGAGTCACGGACTTCTTATGGAGATCGAGGCACAGTCAAAATACCATCATTGATGACAGAGAATTCCAATTGGTTACTTGGTCCAAAGATTGCGATTTAAGACTATGGCCAGTACCCGATATGGTTTACGACAAAGTTCACTACGAATGTGGCAAAGAGCTGCCGGAGAAGCTACCAGATTATGATTACGACACTTTTAGATCAGAACCTGAAAATAATATAGTAGATCCCCGGTACACAAATATAGAAATTCCGAAGGAAACCTTTGTTACAAAATCCGGACTACGCCAATGGAAAGCTGACAACAATATAGATCAACTACAATGGATTTCGGGTGTGAGAATGCATAACGAAGATTCACCGCATGATCTATTTGAAGAGGTGAGTTTAAACAAtcttggagaagaagtcaCTTCCGTTGGGCACAAGTTCCCTAGAattgtttttgaaaaaatttcGGTTTCGACAGGAGAGTTAATTATTACTTTAAATGGTCCATGGGTGGAAGAAGATCCAGAAAAATACATTTTCATGCGTATTATTATTAACTTCCCGCCAAACTACCCCATGAAAGGAAATGAACCTGCGTTCAAGATTGAAGAGAACAGGGAATTAAAAGAACATCAAAAAACTCAGATAATGGAACGACTAAGAGAAATCAGCAAAAAATATGTCGATGCAAATCGATATTGCCTTGAGCCGTGTTTACAGTACCTActtggagaagaagttaaCTTGGATATTTCCGACATGGAGGACGACAATAAAATTTTCAGCTTTGATTTCGAAGATGTAACTTCTTTAGATAGATCATCTTTGGGTTCATCTGATGATCATAGCGATGCTCCTACAGAGATTTCTTCTGTATCAGATGTTGAATTCGCTGTCGGGGATGGTTCTTTGCAATTGTATTCTAGTACACCAGAACCAAAATTTGATAGCACACCTGTCCCCAACGGTTGTGGAGCAGTTTGGACCGCTCAAGGAACCCTTGTTTGCTTCTTTAGAGCTGAGaataaaactgaaaaaaagCAACACGCCATAATCAATGTTGGTAGAACTGGTATTGGAGGTTTTGTGAGATCAAAAAATGTCCAGAGTGCGTCACAAACTTTGAAGGATAACGTATCGggaaaacaaagaaagcCAAAAACTTATAGAGAAGCGCTATCCATAAACTCACAACATGCCAGTGAATCACTAAATCAATCATCAGATTCGGATTCAGATGATAGTGATGATAGCTATGCTGAGTTCTTGGAtgatatattgaaaaatgatCTCACACTAAGGACTAGGATGCCAATGATGCCACGCATATTCCGTGATGAGACGAAATCTACTACGAGTGTATCCGGAAAAACCACCgattcaaataaaaaaagcAAGTCATCTATAGTCGTTCAAGATTTTAAAAGTTTGATTCCCGACAAAAAAGAGCTAGCTGAACAGTATATTTTATTTCGGGAAACTCCTGAATTTGTTGCGAAGTACAATGCAGGCATTGCGGAAAGTTACGGCTATGAAGATATCGCGCAATGCTGGAGAATGATTTCTAATGTTTTAATAGGAAGAGGAGATAACGATTTCTACAATTATGATTGGGACCAGCATTCATTGGGTGGTAAACTTTTAGTGAAAAGACTATTCGAGTATTTTGAGAAGTGccaaaatcttcaaatgcTTGCAATGATGAGCTGCATCTTTGCTACGCTTGGAAGGCCAGAtcagaaaacaaattatAAACTAGTTCCGCCTACTTTATCAGAAAACATCATTACATTTTATAACAATGAATACGAGCCATCGCCACATGTTCATTCCACTCACGGATCGTTCTACTCTAATGACACAGGTACACAAAATGCGAGAATGAGATATGGCACCAATCAAGCCTCATTGAACGATGGCTCTTCTATCATATCTGATGATTATTTccatcaaaatcatcatgCTAACGGAAACAAGAACGGGAAATCCCATAATAATATGAACAATGGGTATGTAGAAACTGAAGCGACAATTCCCGATATCAAGATCAAACTAATTCATGACGATGTTTTGGATCTTGCCTACCAAGGTCTGGAACCTTCGTTGGTAGATCCGAAATGTGAAACCAAGTTCAGACAATATAGAACGCAATATGCAGAGATACTTTATATATGGGGGTTGCCTATGGATAGGGCCgagttgttgaagtttaATGTAAATTTAAACACAGAACCTGAATACTTGCATGGGATCGAACAAGATTCGGGATTGGATATTTACAAAGGTGTATCGAATAGGTGGATTGAATCTAACCACGGACACACTCAACAAAACTGTAGCTACTGTGGCCTCAAAGCCGGTAGATTGGTGTTCGTATGCGGTAATTGTCAGCACGTGACTCACAGGACTTGCGCAGAAAAATGGTGGAAAATTGGCGATGAGTGCCCCTCTGGGTGTAGTTGCGACTGTATAAAGAACTTCGATGTCAGCGAACCACTTATATAAAATGCATCTTATGTAGCAGTGTCTTATCgttcatcttcttttaaCCATCAGTCGTTGATACACCTTCTTTCCTGGGTTTTAATGATATTTAAACGAGATGATAAACCTTCCGGAATTCTGAAAGAACTAGAAAACCAAATagatggtgatgatgatgcGACACAAGCGAAAAATTCCAGGCTACAGGAACCGTTCCCGTCCATTAGCACTGATTTACGTATACTAGTAGCTATTGAGTACcaataatttcaaaaccAGCATGTCTTCGTCAAAGGTAGCAGTGGTCACTGGTACAAACAGTAATTTAGGTTTGAATATCGTATATCGGTTGATTGAGAGAAGCGAGCCAGAGGACAACCTCACGATAGTTGTGACATCAAGAACATTACCTAGGGTTCGTGAATGCATTGATTTAATTAAGGCTTTTGTCAATACCATTAATAGGACTGGCTCTGTAGATTATGATTACCTGCTGGTTGATT
Proteins encoded in this window:
- the MTC5 gene encoding Mtc5p (similar to uniprot|Q03897 Saccharomyces cerevisiae YDR128W Hypothetical ORF) — encoded protein: MSEYVGEGPYSSPTFGKSLSLRVDGGFNAVSINPSGRDVVLASRKGLYVVDLDDPFSEPRWLHHLTSWEVADVQWCPHPAKHHWVISTSNQKAIVWNLSRSSSKAVEHVLHGHFRAITDINFHPLQPEILATSSIDTYALAWDMRSPKKPYFRTSNWRSGAAQVKWNHKNSNVLATSHSNIVYVWDVRKGTSPLSVLEGHSGSVNSIDFNPFNETEIMSSGNDGTVKFWDYNKVEDELQMTITTEFPVWRGRYLPFGDGYCIMPMIGGNNSVYLANSFHDSGNSESRTTKLQPTYVFKGHTDRVTDFLWRSRHSQNTIIDDREFQLVTWSKDCDLRLWPVPDMVYDKVHYECGKELPEKLPDYDYDTFRSEPENNIVDPRYTNIEIPKETFVTKSGLRQWKADNNIDQLQWISGVRMHNEDSPHDLFEEVSLNNLGEEVTSVGHKFPRIVFEKISVSTGELIITLNGPWVEEDPEKYIFMRIIINFPPNYPMKGNEPAFKIEENRELKEHQKTQIMERLREISKKYVDANRYCLEPCLQYLLGEEVNLDISDMEDDNKIFSFDFEDVTSLDRSSLGSSDDHSDAPTEISSVSDVEFAVGDGSLQLYSSTPEPKFDSTPVPNGCGAVWTAQGTLVCFFRAENKTEKKQHAIINVGRTGIGGFVRSKNVQSASQTLKDNVSGKQRKPKTYREALSINSQHASESLNQSSDSDSDDSDDSYAEFLDDILKNDLTLRTRMPMMPRIFRDETKSTTSVSGKTTDSNKKSKSSIVVQDFKSLIPDKKELAEQYILFRETPEFVAKYNAGIAESYGYEDIAQCWRMISNVLIGRGDNDFYNYDWDQHSLGGKLLVKRLFEYFEKCQNLQMLAMMSCIFATLGRPDQKTNYKLVPPTLSENIITFYNNEYEPSPHVHSTHGSFYSNDTGTQNARMRYGTNQASLNDGSSIISDDYFHQNHHANGNKNGKSHNNMNNGYVETEATIPDIKIKLIHDDVLDLAYQGLEPSLVDPKCETKFRQYRTQYAEILYIWGLPMDRAELLKFNVNLNTEPEYLHGIEQDSGLDIYKGVSNRWIESNHGHTQQNCSYCGLKAGRLVFVCGNCQHVTHRTCAEKWWKIGDECPSGCSCDCIKNFDVSEPLI